Proteins encoded within one genomic window of Haematospirillum jordaniae:
- a CDS encoding cold-shock protein yields the protein MNTRSFRPSNPLQSGITATVKWFNASKGFGFVAPQDGSSDAFLHISVLQRAGLGAIDQGAEIVCDLEQGPKGPQVSQILSVDTTNAVLSNDGYGGGGGGGYSDGAEETIEGIVKFFSAEKGFGFVTPDSGGKDVFIGIGSLSRSRLQNLESGQRVRLNIRMGKKGPMAEDVELIQ from the coding sequence ATGAATACCCGGTCCTTCCGGCCGTCCAACCCGCTGCAGTCGGGAATTACGGCTACTGTCAAGTGGTTCAATGCATCCAAGGGCTTTGGCTTTGTTGCGCCCCAGGATGGCTCATCGGACGCCTTCCTTCACATTTCTGTTCTCCAGCGGGCCGGGCTTGGCGCCATCGATCAAGGTGCCGAGATTGTCTGTGACTTGGAACAAGGACCAAAGGGTCCCCAAGTCTCACAGATCCTGAGCGTTGACACGACTAACGCCGTCCTGTCCAACGACGGTTACGGCGGCGGCGGTGGCGGCGGCTACTCCGACGGAGCTGAAGAAACGATCGAAGGCATCGTTAAGTTCTTCAGCGCAGAAAAAGGGTTTGGCTTTGTCACCCCTGATTCCGGCGGGAAGGATGTATTCATCGGCATCGGCTCCCTGAGCCGTTCTAGGCTACAAAACTTGGAAAGTGGGCAGCGGGTTCGCTTGAACATTCGCATGGGCAAAAAAGGCCCAATGGCGGAAGACGTCGAGCTTATTCAGTAA